The following proteins are encoded in a genomic region of Chloroflexota bacterium:
- a CDS encoding transcriptional regulator, whose translation KVCDLSEVDVLITDRGIPPAMLERLREAELTVELV comes from the coding sequence CAAAGTATGTGATCTGAGTGAAGTGGACGTGCTCATTACAGATCGGGGCATTCCGCCGGCTATGCTGGAACGGTTGCGCGAGGCGGAATTGACCGTTGAGTTGGTGTAA